The Amycolatopsis mongoliensis genome includes a window with the following:
- a CDS encoding glycosyltransferase family 39 protein produces the protein MDAVATAPDQAKAEPARFAGLPVALLAAGVAAALLLTAGRYGYFGDELYFLAAGKHLAWGYADQPPLVPFLAWAMNTLAPGSLVVFRLPAIAATAAGVVVTALIARELGGQRKAQARAAAAYAICGQFVGSGHYLATSTIDPLLWTLVLWLLVRWVRTRNDSLLVWLGVVTAVALNDKLLIGAFWVVAGFAVLVFGPRELLRRPKLWLGALIAAASLVPTLLWQRANGWPQLGMGDAVGAEVDAAGGRESFVPNLLAGAGWVIGALGVLYGVAVLLGSPQLRSYRFLGWTALGVVAVFLVANGRYYYAAGMFGVLWAAAAVHLEAREPSRWWRWVPTWPVFVLSALFSLPFTLPVWPAHWLVDHPAAPRPAYAAEEIGWPDLAGDVAALYRTAPPGTAVVTGGYWQAGALERYGPERGLPEAYSPSRGFWYFGRPADDVDTVLFVGYDPSKLAKYFGSAHIAGQVGNRLGVVNASEHMPVWQLTGRTASWAAIWPQLKDMRA, from the coding sequence ATGGACGCCGTAGCCACGGCCCCCGACCAGGCGAAAGCCGAGCCGGCGCGGTTCGCCGGGCTGCCGGTGGCCCTGCTCGCCGCGGGCGTCGCGGCCGCTTTGCTGCTCACCGCCGGCCGCTACGGCTACTTCGGCGACGAGCTGTACTTCCTCGCCGCCGGGAAGCACCTGGCGTGGGGCTACGCCGACCAGCCGCCGCTCGTCCCGTTCCTGGCGTGGGCGATGAACACCCTCGCCCCGGGCTCGCTGGTCGTCTTCCGGCTGCCGGCGATCGCCGCGACCGCCGCCGGAGTGGTCGTCACCGCGCTGATCGCCCGGGAGCTGGGCGGGCAGCGCAAGGCGCAGGCGCGCGCCGCGGCGGCGTACGCGATCTGCGGGCAGTTCGTCGGCAGCGGCCACTACCTGGCGACGTCGACGATCGACCCGCTGCTGTGGACGCTCGTGCTGTGGCTGCTGGTCCGCTGGGTCCGCACCCGGAACGACTCGCTCTTGGTCTGGCTCGGCGTCGTGACGGCGGTGGCGCTCAACGACAAGCTGCTCATCGGCGCGTTCTGGGTGGTCGCCGGGTTCGCGGTGCTCGTGTTCGGGCCGCGAGAGCTGCTTCGCCGTCCGAAGCTCTGGCTGGGCGCGCTGATCGCCGCCGCCTCGCTGGTGCCCACGCTGCTGTGGCAGCGCGCGAACGGCTGGCCGCAGCTCGGCATGGGCGACGCGGTCGGCGCCGAGGTCGACGCGGCGGGCGGCCGCGAGAGCTTCGTCCCGAACCTCCTGGCCGGCGCCGGCTGGGTGATCGGCGCGCTCGGCGTCCTCTACGGCGTCGCCGTGCTGCTCGGGAGCCCGCAGCTGCGGTCGTACCGGTTCCTCGGCTGGACGGCGCTCGGCGTCGTCGCGGTCTTCCTGGTCGCCAACGGGCGGTACTACTACGCCGCCGGGATGTTCGGGGTGCTGTGGGCCGCGGCCGCGGTGCACCTCGAAGCGCGAGAGCCATCCCGCTGGTGGAGGTGGGTGCCGACCTGGCCGGTGTTCGTGCTGTCGGCCCTGTTCAGCCTGCCCTTCACGCTGCCGGTCTGGCCCGCGCACTGGCTGGTCGACCACCCGGCCGCGCCGCGGCCCGCCTACGCGGCCGAAGAGATCGGCTGGCCGGACCTCGCCGGCGACGTCGCCGCGCTGTACCGGACCGCCCCGCCCGGCACGGCCGTCGTCACCGGCGGCTACTGGCAGGCGGGCGCGCTCGAGCGCTACGGGCCCGAGCGCGGCCTGCCCGAGGCGTACAGCCCGAGCCGCGGCTTCTGGTACTTCGGCCGGCCCGCCGACGACGTCGACACCGTGCTCTTCGTCGGCTACGACCCGTCGAAGCTCGCGAAGTACTTCGGGTCCGCGCACATCGCCGGGCAGGTCGGCAACCGGCTCGGCGTCGTCAACGCGAGCGAGCACATGCCGGTCTGGCAGCTCACCGGCCGGACCGCGAGCTGGGCGGCGATCTGGCCGCAGCTCAAGGACATGAGAGCGTGA
- a CDS encoding sensor histidine kinase — MSLEVDWTRPMWPPESARTPSDWQPWLYRAERILPGVLLAVATVVSLGVGGHDGRWWVITGILVAATALWVLGTVVLAPPRLRERPAFALLAFLGIVGLGSVLEVRDITFLIFMIFAFLAAMRLRPTWLAFAALAVTSLLINTLGNGGPVHALRERPAVWITIIVVQTAAIGGGGLLSTAVARQNEERRRMLDDLAAAHAENEGLQRQLLSQAREAGMLDERQRLAQEIHDTLAQGFTGIITQLEAAALAKDEPAEWERHLDSATALARENLTAARRSVRALHPEPLDAATLPDALADVATRWSGRTGVPAAFTATGEPRPLHPEIESTILRVTQEALSNVDKHAAARRVGLTLSYMDDEVTLDVRDDGAGFTPGPGPGFGLPGMRRRVERLAGTLHVESEPGGGTAISAVLPAVPSPPEASA, encoded by the coding sequence GTGAGCCTCGAGGTCGACTGGACCCGGCCGATGTGGCCGCCGGAGTCGGCGCGGACCCCGAGTGACTGGCAGCCGTGGCTGTACCGGGCCGAGCGCATCCTGCCCGGCGTGCTGCTGGCCGTCGCGACCGTGGTCAGCCTCGGCGTCGGCGGGCACGACGGCCGCTGGTGGGTGATCACCGGCATCCTGGTCGCCGCCACCGCGCTCTGGGTGCTCGGCACGGTGGTCCTCGCGCCGCCGCGGCTGCGCGAACGGCCGGCGTTCGCCCTGCTCGCGTTCCTCGGCATCGTCGGGCTGGGCAGCGTCCTCGAAGTCCGGGACATCACGTTCCTGATCTTCATGATCTTCGCGTTCCTGGCCGCCATGCGGCTGCGGCCCACCTGGCTCGCGTTCGCCGCGCTGGCCGTGACGTCGCTGCTGATCAACACCCTCGGCAACGGCGGGCCCGTGCACGCGCTGCGGGAACGGCCGGCCGTCTGGATCACGATCATCGTCGTGCAGACCGCGGCCATCGGGGGCGGCGGGCTGCTCTCGACGGCCGTCGCCCGGCAGAACGAAGAACGCCGGCGCATGCTCGACGACCTCGCGGCGGCGCACGCGGAAAACGAGGGCCTGCAACGGCAGTTGCTCAGCCAGGCCCGCGAAGCGGGGATGCTCGACGAGCGGCAACGACTGGCCCAGGAGATCCACGACACGCTCGCGCAGGGCTTCACCGGCATCATCACCCAGCTCGAGGCCGCCGCGCTGGCCAAGGACGAGCCCGCCGAGTGGGAGCGGCACCTGGACTCCGCGACCGCGCTCGCGCGGGAAAACCTCACCGCCGCCCGGCGTTCGGTGCGCGCGCTGCACCCCGAGCCCCTGGACGCCGCGACGCTGCCCGACGCGCTCGCCGACGTCGCGACGCGGTGGAGCGGGCGGACCGGCGTGCCCGCCGCGTTCACCGCCACCGGCGAACCTCGGCCGCTGCACCCCGAAATCGAGTCGACCATCCTGCGGGTCACCCAGGAAGCGCTGTCCAATGTGGACAAGCATGCTGCGGCGCGCCGGGTCGGCCTCACCCTGTCCTACATGGACGACGAGGTGACCCTGGACGTCCGGGACGACGGCGCCGGGTTCACCCCCGGCCCCGGCCCCGGCTTCGGGCTGCCCGGGATGCGCCGCCGCGTCGAGCGGCTCGCCGGTACCCTCCACGTCGAGTCCGAACCCGGCGGCGGCACCGCGATCTCGGCCGTCCTGCCCGCCGTCCCGTCCCCGCCGGAGGCTTCCGCATGA
- a CDS encoding response regulator, protein MTITVLIADDHPIVRDGLRGIFTGHGFDVVGEAVNGAEAVTLAERLRPDVVLMDLRMPGTDGVAAITELARLGNPARVLVLTTYDTDSDVLPAIEAGATGYLLKDAPREDLFRAVEAAARGEAVLSPAVASRLLGRMRAPAREALSQRELEVLTLVARGSTNKEAAKKLFISEATVKTHLIHVYAKLGVKDRAAAVAVAFERGLLGS, encoded by the coding sequence ATGACGATCACCGTGCTCATCGCCGACGACCACCCGATCGTCCGCGACGGCCTGCGCGGCATCTTCACCGGCCACGGCTTCGACGTCGTCGGCGAGGCCGTGAACGGTGCCGAAGCCGTCACGCTGGCCGAGCGGCTGCGCCCCGACGTCGTGCTGATGGACCTGCGGATGCCGGGCACCGACGGCGTCGCGGCGATCACCGAGCTGGCGAGGCTGGGCAACCCGGCGCGGGTCCTGGTGCTCACGACCTACGACACCGACTCCGACGTCCTGCCCGCCATCGAAGCCGGCGCGACCGGCTACCTGCTCAAGGACGCCCCGCGCGAAGACCTCTTCCGCGCCGTCGAGGCCGCCGCGCGCGGGGAGGCGGTGCTCTCCCCCGCGGTCGCCAGCCGGCTGCTGGGCCGGATGCGCGCGCCGGCGCGGGAGGCGTTGTCCCAGCGCGAGCTCGAGGTGCTCACGCTAGTCGCCCGCGGCTCGACGAACAAAGAAGCGGCGAAGAAGCTCTTCATCAGCGAGGCGACGGTCAAGACGCACCTGATCCACGTCTACGCGAAGCTCGGCGTGAAGGACCGCGCGGCGGCCGTCGCGGTCGCGTTCGAACGCGGGCTGCTGGGTTCCTAG
- the coaE gene encoding dephospho-CoA kinase codes for MLRVGLTGGIGAGKSTVANRLAEHGAVLIDSDRIAREVVEPGTEGLARLVEEFGEEILAADGSLDRPVLAAKAFADDESRRRLNAIVHPLVGARTGELMAAAAPDAVIVHDIPLLVENGLATVYHLVVVVDAPVEVRVRRLVTARGMAEEDARARIRAQASDEQRRAVADVWLDNGGAEDAVLADVDALWADRLVPFEANVRLRKPRPPVSPKIAEYDLTWPAQAERVLARVRAAAGELARRADHIGSTAVPGLPAKDVVDLQLTVATLDDADTLRELLSDAGFPRLEGDWCDDAQDGTGTWPKRLHVGADPKRPVNLHVRSVETPAWRLALLFRDYLRANPDERDDYRDVKLRLAGAHAEDGTVEAYADEKQEFVNGVFARAEKWAATTGWAP; via the coding sequence ATGTTGCGTGTGGGGTTGACGGGTGGGATCGGGGCCGGCAAGTCGACCGTGGCGAACCGGCTCGCCGAGCACGGCGCCGTACTGATCGACTCCGACCGGATCGCCCGCGAGGTGGTCGAGCCCGGCACCGAGGGGCTCGCCCGGCTCGTCGAGGAGTTCGGCGAGGAGATCCTGGCCGCGGACGGTTCGCTCGACCGGCCCGTGCTCGCCGCGAAGGCGTTCGCCGACGACGAGTCGCGCCGCCGGCTGAACGCGATCGTGCACCCGCTGGTCGGCGCCCGCACCGGCGAGCTGATGGCCGCCGCCGCGCCGGACGCCGTCATCGTCCACGACATCCCGCTGCTGGTCGAGAACGGCCTCGCGACCGTGTACCACCTGGTCGTCGTGGTCGACGCGCCGGTCGAGGTGCGGGTCCGGCGGCTGGTGACGGCGCGGGGCATGGCCGAGGAGGACGCGCGGGCGCGGATCCGGGCGCAGGCGAGCGACGAGCAGCGCCGCGCCGTCGCGGACGTCTGGCTGGACAACGGCGGCGCCGAAGACGCCGTGCTCGCCGACGTCGACGCGCTGTGGGCCGACCGGCTCGTGCCGTTCGAGGCGAACGTCCGGCTGCGGAAGCCGCGGCCGCCGGTGTCCCCGAAGATCGCCGAATACGACCTCACCTGGCCGGCGCAGGCCGAGCGGGTGCTCGCCCGCGTTCGCGCCGCGGCGGGGGAACTGGCCCGCCGCGCCGACCACATCGGCTCCACCGCCGTCCCGGGCCTGCCCGCCAAGGACGTCGTCGACCTCCAGCTCACGGTGGCCACCCTGGACGACGCCGACACCCTGCGCGAGCTGCTGTCCGACGCCGGGTTCCCGCGGCTGGAGGGCGACTGGTGCGACGACGCTCAGGACGGCACCGGGACGTGGCCCAAGCGCCTGCACGTCGGCGCCGACCCGAAGCGCCCGGTGAACCTGCACGTCCGGTCGGTCGAGACGCCGGCGTGGCGGCTCGCGCTGCTGTTCCGCGACTACCTGCGCGCGAACCCGGACGAGCGCGACGACTATCGCGACGTGAAGCTGCGGCTGGCCGGCGCGCACGCCGAGGACGGCACGGTCGAGGCCTACGCGGACGAGAAGCAGGAGTTCGTCAACGGCGTGTTCGCCCGCGCGGAGAAGTGGGCGGCGACCACCGGCTGGGCGCCCTAG
- a CDS encoding OsmC family protein has product MEHPEPGTVVVTASGDGTYTQQVTTATHELLVDEPVEVGGADAGPNPYELLLASLGSCTAITLRMYANRKGIPLTRATIRLRHDRIHAEDCARCETERGMLSRITREIELEGELDDDQRAKLMLMADKCPVHRTLSSEIAIETRETGR; this is encoded by the coding sequence ATGGAGCACCCCGAGCCGGGCACGGTCGTCGTCACCGCGAGCGGCGACGGCACCTACACGCAGCAGGTCACGACGGCGACCCACGAGCTGCTCGTCGACGAACCGGTCGAGGTCGGGGGCGCCGACGCCGGCCCGAACCCGTACGAGCTGCTGCTCGCTTCGCTGGGTTCGTGCACGGCGATCACGCTGCGGATGTACGCCAACCGCAAGGGCATCCCGCTGACCCGGGCGACGATCCGGCTCCGGCACGATCGCATCCACGCCGAGGACTGCGCCAGGTGCGAGACCGAGCGCGGCATGCTGAGCCGGATCACGCGCGAAATCGAGCTGGAAGGCGAGCTGGACGACGACCAGCGCGCGAAGCTCATGCTGATGGCCGACAAGTGCCCGGTCCACCGGACGCTGTCCTCGGAGATCGCGATCGAGACGCGGGAGACCGGCCGCTGA
- a CDS encoding HD domain-containing protein, producing the protein MTIDVPDTALAREATAYVRDTAGPLLYDHSARVYLFGALQGRRRGLDFDAELLYVAALFHDLGLVAGHRTDRRFELDGADEARRFLLGHGVAAERARIAWTAIALHTTPGIPEHMEPEVALVTAGVEYDVLGIGYHDLPADARAAVVAAHPRPDFKRRILEAFTDGIRDRPDTTFGNVKADVLARFVPGFERTDFVTTILDSPWED; encoded by the coding sequence ATGACCATCGACGTCCCTGACACCGCGCTCGCCCGCGAAGCCACCGCATACGTCCGCGACACCGCGGGCCCGCTCCTCTACGACCACTCCGCCCGCGTCTACCTCTTCGGCGCGCTCCAGGGACGGCGCCGCGGCCTCGACTTCGACGCCGAGCTGCTCTACGTGGCGGCGCTGTTCCACGACCTCGGGCTCGTCGCGGGCCACCGCACCGACCGGCGCTTCGAGCTCGACGGCGCGGACGAGGCCCGCCGTTTCCTGCTCGGGCACGGCGTCGCCGCCGAGCGCGCCCGGATCGCCTGGACGGCCATCGCGCTGCACACCACCCCAGGCATCCCCGAACACATGGAACCCGAGGTCGCGCTGGTGACGGCCGGTGTCGAGTACGACGTCCTGGGCATCGGCTACCACGACCTCCCCGCCGACGCCCGGGCCGCGGTCGTGGCGGCGCACCCGCGGCCGGACTTCAAGCGGCGCATCCTCGAGGCCTTCACCGACGGCATCCGTGACCGGCCCGACACGACGTTCGGGAACGTCAAAGCCGATGTCCTGGCCCGGTTCGTGCCAGGCTTCGAGCGGACGGACTTCGTCACCACGATCTTGGACTCACCCTGGGAGGACTGA
- a CDS encoding TetR/AcrR family transcriptional regulator, with protein MRPAEQGNRERFLDAALAVLFDRGVTGLTVRGVAEEAGASTISVYARFGGREGLLDALYERTFESLRQVLEDLPPASPDGVADLLHLALEYRLFARESPVRYALMFERPVPRFDPDPALRSTVLRTTFTLFIARVQRVCPPEADAREAAYQLWTAMHGLVGAELMLASRTPLPDWFIPPTEEANEGMYRRGVSAMMTGLGLRNP; from the coding sequence ATGCGCCCCGCCGAGCAGGGCAACCGCGAGCGCTTCCTGGACGCGGCGCTGGCGGTGCTGTTCGACCGCGGTGTCACCGGGCTGACGGTCCGCGGCGTGGCCGAGGAGGCCGGCGCGTCGACGATCTCGGTGTACGCCCGCTTCGGCGGCCGCGAGGGCCTGCTCGACGCGCTGTACGAGCGCACGTTCGAGTCGCTGCGGCAGGTGCTGGAGGATCTGCCGCCGGCGAGCCCGGACGGCGTCGCGGACCTGCTGCACCTGGCGCTCGAGTACCGGCTGTTCGCCCGCGAGAGCCCGGTCCGCTACGCGCTGATGTTCGAGCGCCCGGTGCCGAGGTTCGACCCCGACCCGGCGCTGCGGTCGACGGTCCTGCGGACGACGTTCACCCTGTTCATCGCCCGGGTCCAGCGGGTGTGCCCGCCGGAGGCGGACGCCCGCGAGGCGGCGTACCAGCTGTGGACGGCGATGCACGGCCTGGTCGGCGCGGAGCTGATGCTGGCTTCGCGGACGCCGCTGCCGGACTGGTTCATCCCGCCGACCGAAGAGGCGAACGAAGGGATGTACCGCCGAGGAGTCAGCGCGATGATGACCGGCCTGGGCCTGCGCAACCCCTGA
- the rpsA gene encoding 30S ribosomal protein S1, whose amino-acid sequence MTTDTATAPTAPTGAPQVAINDIGSEEDFLAAIDKTIKYFNDGDIVEGTIVKVDRDEVLLDIGYKTEGVIPSRELSIKHDVDPAEVVTVGDEVEALVLQKEDKEGRLILSKKRAQYERAWGTIEELKEKDEPVKGTVIEVVKGGLILDIGLRGFLPASLVEMRRVRDLQPYVGRELEAKIIELDKNRNNVVLSRRAYLEQTQSEVRSEFLNALAKGQVRKGVVSSIVNFGAFVDLGGVDGLVHVSELSWKHIDHPSEVVEVGQEVTVEVLDVDMDRERVSLSLKATQEDPWRQFARTHAIGQIVPGKVTKLVPFGAFVRVEEGIEGLVHISELAERHVEIPEQVVQVNGDVMVKVIDIDLERRRISLSLKQANEGVTPDTEFDPAQYGMAAEYDTEGNYIYPEGFDPDTQEWQEGFDKQREEWERQYAEAHTRYEAHMKQVQKAVEADAEAAADAATGIEGGEQSYTSGSAPADTKSTGGTLASDEQLAALREKLSGGA is encoded by the coding sequence ATGACCACCGACACCGCCACCGCCCCGACCGCCCCCACCGGGGCCCCGCAGGTCGCCATCAACGACATCGGGTCGGAGGAAGATTTCCTCGCGGCTATCGACAAGACGATCAAGTACTTCAACGATGGTGACATCGTCGAAGGCACGATCGTCAAGGTCGACCGCGACGAGGTCCTGCTCGACATCGGCTACAAGACCGAGGGTGTCATCCCCTCGCGTGAGCTGTCCATCAAGCACGATGTCGACCCGGCTGAGGTTGTCACCGTCGGCGATGAGGTCGAAGCCCTCGTTCTCCAGAAGGAGGACAAGGAAGGCCGTCTGATCCTGTCCAAGAAGCGCGCGCAGTACGAGCGCGCCTGGGGCACGATCGAGGAGCTCAAGGAGAAGGACGAGCCCGTCAAGGGCACCGTCATCGAGGTCGTCAAGGGCGGCCTCATCCTGGACATCGGCCTGCGCGGCTTCCTCCCCGCGTCCCTGGTCGAGATGCGCCGCGTCCGCGACCTGCAGCCGTACGTCGGCCGCGAGCTCGAGGCGAAGATCATCGAGCTGGACAAGAACCGCAACAACGTGGTCCTGTCCCGCCGTGCCTACCTGGAGCAGACCCAGTCCGAGGTGCGCAGCGAGTTCCTCAACGCGCTCGCCAAGGGTCAGGTCCGCAAGGGCGTCGTGTCGTCCATCGTCAACTTCGGTGCCTTCGTGGACCTGGGTGGCGTCGACGGCCTGGTGCACGTTTCCGAGCTGTCCTGGAAGCACATCGACCACCCGTCCGAGGTCGTCGAGGTCGGCCAGGAGGTCACGGTCGAGGTCCTGGACGTCGACATGGACCGCGAGCGCGTCTCGCTGTCGCTGAAGGCGACCCAGGAAGACCCGTGGCGCCAGTTCGCCCGCACCCACGCGATCGGCCAGATCGTGCCGGGCAAGGTCACGAAGCTGGTTCCGTTCGGTGCGTTCGTGCGCGTCGAAGAGGGCATCGAGGGTCTGGTCCACATCTCGGAGCTGGCCGAGCGCCACGTCGAGATCCCGGAGCAGGTCGTCCAGGTCAACGGTGACGTCATGGTCAAGGTCATCGACATCGACCTCGAGCGCCGTCGCATCTCGCTGTCGCTGAAGCAGGCGAACGAGGGTGTCACGCCGGACACCGAGTTCGACCCGGCCCAGTACGGCATGGCCGCCGAGTACGACACCGAGGGGAACTACATCTACCCCGAGGGCTTCGACCCGGACACCCAGGAGTGGCAGGAAGGCTTCGACAAGCAGCGTGAGGAGTGGGAGCGCCAGTACGCCGAGGCGCACACTCGTTACGAGGCCCACATGAAGCAGGTCCAGAAGGCCGTCGAGGCCGACGCGGAAGCCGCGGCGGACGCGGCGACCGGCATCGAGGGTGGCGAGCAGAGCTACACCTCGGGCTCGGCCCCGGCCGACACGAAGAGCACCGGCGGCACCCTCGCCTCCGACGAGCAGCTCGCGGCGCTCCGCGAGAAGCTCTCCGGCGGCGCGTGA
- a CDS encoding class I SAM-dependent methyltransferase — MPPEEPPAPGRHDAAEHRLGTAAVAYREVGGPEAAAANLAWWDADADDYQAEHGGFLGDADFVWCPEGVREADARLLGDVRGKRVLEIGCGQAACSRWLAAQGARAVATDLSAGMLRHAREGNERTGADVPLVQANAEYLPLASGSFDAACSAFGAIPFVASVDAVFAEVHRVLRPGAPWVFSVTHPMRWIFPDDPGPQGLTVTQPYFDRTPYVEVDDEGTATYVEYHHTLGDYVRALAAAGFTLTDLVEPEWPEGHTRVWGQWSPLRGRLFPGTAIFRTRRS, encoded by the coding sequence ATGCCACCGGAGGAGCCGCCCGCGCCGGGGCGCCACGACGCGGCCGAGCACCGGCTGGGCACCGCGGCCGTCGCCTACCGCGAGGTCGGGGGCCCCGAAGCCGCCGCCGCGAACCTCGCGTGGTGGGACGCCGACGCCGACGACTACCAGGCCGAACACGGCGGGTTCCTCGGTGACGCCGACTTCGTCTGGTGCCCGGAGGGCGTGCGGGAGGCGGACGCGCGGCTGCTCGGCGACGTCCGCGGCAAGCGCGTGCTGGAGATCGGCTGCGGGCAGGCCGCGTGCTCGCGCTGGCTGGCGGCGCAGGGCGCCCGCGCCGTGGCGACCGACCTGTCGGCGGGCATGCTGCGCCACGCGCGCGAAGGCAACGAGCGCACCGGCGCCGACGTCCCGCTGGTGCAGGCGAACGCCGAGTACCTGCCGCTGGCGTCGGGGAGCTTCGACGCGGCCTGCTCGGCCTTCGGCGCGATCCCGTTCGTGGCCTCGGTGGACGCCGTCTTCGCCGAGGTGCACCGGGTGCTGCGACCGGGCGCGCCGTGGGTGTTCTCGGTGACTCACCCGATGCGGTGGATCTTCCCGGACGACCCCGGCCCGCAGGGGCTCACCGTCACCCAGCCGTACTTCGACCGCACGCCGTACGTGGAGGTCGACGACGAGGGCACCGCGACCTACGTCGAGTACCACCACACCCTCGGCGACTACGTGCGCGCGCTGGCCGCGGCCGGGTTCACCCTCACCGACCTGGTCGAGCCCGAATGGCCGGAGGGGCACACGCGGGTCTGGGGCCAGTGGAGCCCGCTGCGGGGCCGGCTCTTCCCGGGCACCGCGATCTTCCGCACGCGCCGCTCGTGA
- a CDS encoding GNAT family N-acetyltransferase: MNPLEREQNARFATLDPLLPPIAAPPAASEPLVVTTGGRRAGGLLTHVVHAPGAWPALWGPLEIWDLTAVPGDSGAAGLTALLAAWRDRMRGTRPDPDSGCSLAWPSRDAEASAVLLAHGFAPMTCLAVRTPAPPADEGPSRVTVRLAGEGDVEALTDLRVAEWRYTSLVGTAVPRAGARALLRAEVVRALRFSGLVWLAEDDGVPVGMAACVPTSPAPGDGIHGRLQPGRWGYVDTLSVAPGARGGGVGRALMAVAHRELLRPGVRGTFLFYHPANPLSPVFWHRQGYRPLWTMWIRRPAWS, encoded by the coding sequence GTGAACCCCCTGGAAAGGGAGCAGAACGCCCGGTTCGCCACGCTCGACCCCCTGCTGCCGCCGATCGCCGCCCCGCCCGCGGCGAGCGAGCCGCTGGTGGTGACCACCGGCGGGCGCCGGGCGGGCGGCCTGCTGACGCACGTCGTGCACGCGCCGGGGGCGTGGCCCGCGCTGTGGGGCCCGCTGGAGATCTGGGACCTGACCGCGGTGCCGGGCGACAGCGGCGCGGCGGGCCTGACCGCGCTGCTGGCGGCCTGGCGCGACCGGATGCGCGGGACGCGCCCCGATCCGGACTCGGGCTGCTCACTGGCCTGGCCGAGCCGCGACGCCGAGGCGTCGGCGGTCCTGCTGGCCCACGGCTTCGCGCCGATGACGTGCCTGGCGGTGCGGACCCCCGCGCCGCCCGCGGACGAGGGACCGTCCCGGGTGACCGTCCGCCTCGCCGGCGAGGGCGACGTCGAGGCGCTCACCGACCTGCGCGTGGCGGAATGGCGCTACACGTCGCTGGTGGGCACCGCGGTGCCGCGGGCCGGTGCGCGGGCGCTGCTGCGCGCGGAGGTCGTCCGGGCGCTGCGCTTCAGCGGCCTGGTCTGGCTCGCGGAGGACGACGGCGTCCCGGTGGGCATGGCCGCGTGCGTCCCGACCTCGCCCGCGCCGGGCGACGGCATCCACGGCCGGCTGCAGCCGGGCCGCTGGGGGTACGTCGACACGCTGTCGGTCGCGCCCGGCGCGCGCGGCGGCGGCGTGGGCCGGGCGCTGATGGCGGTGGCCCATCGCGAGCTGCTGCGGCCGGGGGTGCGCGGTACGTTCCTCTTCTACCACCCGGCGAACCCGCTCTCGCCGGTGTTCTGGCACCGGCAGGGCTATCGTCCACTGTGGACCATGTGGATCCGGCGACCCGCCTGGTCCTGA
- a CDS encoding GNAT family N-acetyltransferase yields the protein MEIAEPLLAAHRARFAAVDALLPPAAPPAEGRRLDAATADGTRVAGVVQRQRAAPGDVTTLWVAADVWQLFPYFGATGTEGVDLLLRALKGLLETEEIGDDSSCVVLWPSRDAEAIRAFLDHGLVPLSAVGVRTAPPVEADPAVAVRRAGPGDFATALELATATFDYTGLVAAARRADTAELLAPALRAALAEDEPAVWLAEDGGEVRALAHCAWIDATPGSAAAELLPPGRWGYVNNVVTAPGERGSGFGRALMAHVHRELHRGGATRTYLYYNPTNPLASVFWHRQGYRPLWTSWEVRPASALR from the coding sequence ATGGAGATCGCCGAGCCGCTGCTCGCCGCCCACCGCGCGCGCTTCGCGGCGGTCGACGCGCTGCTGCCGCCCGCCGCACCCCCGGCCGAGGGCCGGCGGCTCGACGCCGCGACCGCGGACGGCACCCGGGTCGCCGGGGTGGTGCAGCGGCAGCGCGCGGCGCCGGGCGACGTCACGACGCTGTGGGTGGCCGCCGACGTCTGGCAGCTCTTCCCGTACTTCGGCGCCACCGGCACCGAAGGCGTGGATCTCCTGCTTCGCGCGCTCAAGGGCCTGCTGGAGACGGAGGAGATCGGCGACGACTCGTCGTGCGTCGTTCTCTGGCCCAGCCGGGACGCCGAGGCGATCCGCGCCTTCCTCGACCACGGTCTCGTCCCGCTCTCCGCCGTCGGCGTGCGCACGGCACCCCCGGTCGAGGCGGACCCGGCGGTCGCCGTCCGCCGCGCGGGGCCCGGCGACTTCGCCACGGCGCTGGAGCTGGCCACCGCGACGTTCGACTACACCGGCCTCGTGGCCGCGGCCCGCCGGGCGGACACGGCCGAGCTGCTCGCCCCCGCGCTGCGGGCGGCACTGGCCGAGGACGAGCCGGCCGTCTGGCTGGCGGAGGACGGCGGCGAGGTCCGCGCCCTCGCCCACTGCGCGTGGATCGACGCGACCCCGGGGAGCGCGGCGGCCGAGCTGCTGCCGCCGGGACGCTGGGGGTACGTGAACAACGTGGTGACGGCGCCCGGTGAGCGCGGCAGCGGCTTCGGCCGGGCGCTGATGGCCCACGTGCACCGGGAGCTGCACCGGGGCGGCGCGACCCGCACCTACCTCTACTACAACCCGACCAACCCGCTGGCCTCGGTGTTCTGGCACCGGCAGGGCTACCGTCCACTGTGGACCAGCTGGGAGGTGCGGCCGGCGTCGGCGCTGCGGTGA